In Clupea harengus chromosome 23, Ch_v2.0.2, whole genome shotgun sequence, the sequence TCTCTTCCGATCTCGGGGCATAAGCAGTGTCaagcctggttagtacttggatgggagatcgcctgggaataccaggtgctgtaagctcGAGTCCTGGGCATGATGTTAAAACTGCACCCGGAGCTCGTGAGCGTGTATGACTCAGCAATCATCTAAGGGAAGGGAAGCCCCGACAGAAAACCAAACCAACTGGTCCTCCAGGTTGGGGGTTGGgctacaagaaaaacaacaacaaaaaatgattACTGGAACTATTCAGAAGTTGTGGCCTTGTGCGCCTCATGGCGTGGAGAGAActtaagaaaaaagaaaaaacctggtttggtttctttttttttttagactgaAGTTTGTAAAGTGGATCAAGTTTTTCAGTTGGTTTTAAAGGCTTCAAGCAGCCACTCTCCTCCACTCAACCTGGAGTGTTTCTCATGGCGACCATTGCCATGGTGTCTCTGTGTCGTCTCAATGTCACCTCCGCTCTCAGCGTGGTTGTCTTGGCACCAATCAGTCTTCGCTGCTATTGGCTGCTGTGTGACGGCTGCAGTAAATGAGAAAAGATGCTGAGCTGGCACAGAACACTCCGTTAATGGGATAGTCACCGTGGTAGGAAGGACAGTGTGTATTTAGAAggggaaattgtgtgtgtgtgtgtgtgtgtgcgagagagagagagaaatgtgatttcagtgtgttcagtgtgaatgCTGATGTGTATAATGTTGatgcttgagtgtgtgaatgctggTGTGTATAATGTTGatgcttgagtgtgtgaatgctgaTGTGTATAATGTTGATGTGTGGATAGCTGGGTGGATATCTGTATTTTCCTCTCGTCCGTCTATTCTTTCCTGTTGACCACCAACGCTTTCTTCACCATGATCATGCTTCATCAGCAACACTTCATCCTCCTCGTGATGAGGCCTCTAATTCTCCTCCGCCTGTCTCCAGGCAACACTGTCTCCTTTACAGCATCTCATCTTCTTTTCCTTTactacaccccccaccccccagtttgctttctaatgtgtgtgtgtattgtgtgtgtgtgtatttgtgtgtgtgtgtgtgtgtgtgtgtgtgtgtgtgtgtgtgtgtgtgtatttgtgtgtgtgtgggtgtgtgtgtgtgtgtgtgtgtatttgtgtgtatttgtgtgtgtgtgtgtgtgtgtgtgtgtgtgtgtgtgtgtgtgtgtgtgtgtgtgtgtgtgtgtatttgtgtgtgtgtgggtgtgtgtgtgtgtgtgtgtgtgtgtgtgtatttgtgtgtatttgtgtgtgtgtgtgtgtgtgtgtgtgtgtgtttgtgtgtgtgtgtgtgtgtgtgtgtgtgtgtgtgtgtgtatttgtgtgtgtgagtgtgtgtgtgtatttgtgtgtgtgtatttgtgtgtgtgtgtgtgtgtgtatttgtgtgtgtgtgtgtgtgtgtgtgtgtgtgtgtgtgtgtgtgtgtgtgtgtgtgtatttgtgtgtgtgtgtgtgtgtatttgtgtacggTTACTCATCTTGTGAGCTTGTTGTTCCTCTGCACTCCTTTGTTCCTGTTTGTGATTTTATGAAGTTATTCcctattattattgtgtgtgttattgtgtgtgtgtgtgtgtgtgtgtgtgtgtgtgtgtgttgtgtgtgtgtgtgtgtgtgtgtgtgtgtgtgtgtgtgtgtgtgtgtgtgtgtgtgtgtgtgtgtgtgtgtgtgtgtgtgccctcttcATCATATCGCCTCTCCTCTTATGCCCTCTTGACCTTATCTTGACCttcagctctctccctccctgaagGTGATcatctgtgttctgtgtctgcgTCAGTGTCCACATCATCCACTTCTAttcgtttctttctttttatttagtttgtcACATCTATTTCCTCAACCCTCACTTGACTTTCAGGCGAGGTCTTAATCGTCCACCTGGCTTGTTAaactattatttgtattttgtttctCACATCTATTCCTTTATTCCTATTAGACTGATCTATTAGACCGGCCTGTTTGAACGATTTTCatcgttttttttgttgttagtAATGCTTTCTCTACCCTCACTTCATATCACATAATTACATTTGTTCTTCTCTTGaccttccccccctctcctctctctggtctccAGGGGACACGGTGTTCATCGTCTTGCGTAAGCAGCCCCTGATCTTCCTGCACTGGTACCACCACATCACCGTGCTCATCTACTCCTGGTACTCCTACAAGGACCGCGTGGCCGGCGGCGGCTGGTTCATGACCATGAACTACGGCGTGCACTCGCTCATGTACACCTACTACGCCGCCCGCGCCGCCCGGCTGCGCCTGCCCCGCCCCGTCGCCATGGTGATCACCTCCACCCAGATCCTGCAGATGGCCATGGGCCTGGTGGTGCTGGGCTCCGTGCACCAGTGGATGGACGCCAGCGAGTGCCCGAGCAACGTGCGCAACGTCGTCTGGGGCGTGGTCATGTACCTCAGCTACCTGGTgctcttcgtcttcttcttctacaaGTCTTACGTCAGGGGGGGGAAAGCGGAGAAGACGGTCAAAGCTGAGTAagcctgcccccccacccccccccccccccccccctccaaccccacccccacccccccaagaACATGGCCATATTAAGAGGCCAGTTATGGCCTACGGGGCGAACCAGCTACCCTCTCCACAAtataattgttttaaaaaaacagGTGATAGCCATCCCTTCCCCAGCCCCCTCTGAGACGAAGTAATTTGACCAAGAAAAGCAACTACCCCCTCAGCAACATGCTCATATGAAGACGAGGCTAGTGAGGGAGCCCACCCCCCCACATACATTGccagttaaaggtgcagtccgccaTTCAGTTTCGATTTtcgcgaaaggttgttgatatttgagctcaacagccaattgaATCACACCCCTCCTTCCCATGCGTCTGAAGCACCgtattgattggctgggctcgacagctagaggaccgtgaggagcaattacaTGAATttcaaaaaaaagatttgattggattagaatcacggactgcacctttaagagaAGGAATTGTGGAGTGTACCTTTAAGAGGCCAGTGGGAAAAAAGTAAATGCTGATTTGATTGCCCATGCTTGTACCTTTTAGATATGtgcaggttgtgtgtatgtatgtatgtatgtatgtatgtatgtatgtatgtatgtatgtatgtgtgtgtgtgtgtgtgtgtgtgtgttggcaggatgtgatgatgggagtgtgtgtgtgtgtatgagaacagCAGAATGTACTCGTACCAGTGGACAAATAATTTACTGACCACCACAGTCGTTTTTTGGTCAGTGCCGTTTTACCACTGCCTTAAAGGCAACACAGTGAATCTCATAGCCATAGGTGTGCTGAAGCCAGTTAAAGCCACTTCCTTTAGTGCCGTTTACAAGCAACCATGCTCGAAGGGACTGCTTTTAAAACATGTATGCATTTAAAATGTATCTGACCTCTTTAGAAAAGACTTTTCCTTTCTCTAATTACCCCACATGCACTGAGAGTGTATATAAAATTGACTATGATGTTGGAAAGTAGGAAGCGTTTAGACATTATTTGTAGGTGTTGGCTGCAGTGAACTGGTCACACTTGCCAGTGATAACGCAACAAGGAGACCAATGCGCTAAGAGGCTTAGCTGCTCGTGGTCTGGAAGACTGAGAATGCACTGATGATCTTCTCAAACTTTACCTGTCAACCAACTCCTGAGCATGCTAATGAAATGaagtaggtgtgtatgtgtatgtgtgtgtgtgtgtgtgtgtgtgtgtgtgcgtatatgtgtgtgtgtgtatgtgtgtgtgttagtgtgtgtattctgtgtgaatGGCTTGCAGTTGAATGCACAGTGTGTTGATGTAGAGATAGCACACCTGTTGATGCAGAAAATTCCAGAAGGGATTTCATAGTCTGTGCGCTTCTAATTCAAGTTGCTTATCATTTGGCTCGAAACATGTGTTAAGAGCACACAGTAGCTTACAGAGAGGCCGTGTTTTACCTTGGAGACGGATATCCAACTTAGTCTAGGGAGTCACTCACCTGAAGGTCTGTTTCTTTAGCTTTCATTAGAGTTTTACGATGAGTAGAGTTTTATGATTAGTAGAGTTTTACAATGCGTTTGAGTAGGTGTGCTAGTAGGTGTGAGGCCTAAACACGTCCGTTTGCCTTAGCTGAGATACTCATCTGAGATCGTGACGGCGATTGGCGTGTCAAAAACACATTCCCACGTCGCTCACAGAACTCGGCTCACCTCTCCAGAGCACCCTGGGCAAAACTGAGATCTGCGACCTCGCACGAAACCACTGACACGGTCTCGTACTGTTGTGGGGTGACGAGGGACAGTGGAGGGCAAAGGTCAGCCTTCTTCACAGGGTGCTGAAAGATGCACTGGCTGGCAtattggggcggggggggggggggggggggggccctgtCCAACACTGAAACGTTCAGGGCCCTCCACCTTTGATCCTTGATAAGACCGTCCCTGTTGCCAGATCTCCAGGTTTTCCATGCACCCTCTGAGGAGCCTGTGAGGGAAGGTCTGTGAGTGTCTGGCACAAACCAGATCTGTCCTTCAAACCAGATCTCCTGTCCTTCAGACCAGCCTGTCCTTCAAACCAGATCTCCTGTCCTTCAAACCAGATCTCCTGTCCTTCAGACCAGATCTCCTGTCCTTCAGACCAGCCTGTCCTTCAAACCAGATCTGTCCTTCAAACCAGATCTCCTGTCCTTCAGACCAGCCTGTCCTTCAAACCAGATCTGTCCTTCAAACCAGATCTCCTGTCCTTCAGACCAGCCTGTCCTTCAAACCAGATATGTCCTTCAAACCAGATCTGTCCTTCAAACCAGTCTGTCTTTCAAACCAGATCTGTCCTTCAAACCAGATCTGTCCTTCAAACCAGATCTGTCCATGCAAGTTACTGCTCCGCCCGGCACCCTTTTTCAAAATCTGTTtgtttcagtttgtttttatttgttccGTTTCTGTAAATGGGCCCGAACCTGTGAGTGCTGTTTCCGATTCACACCAACAAGATCTAACCTTGATCAGAACCACAACTGTCCTTCAAACAGATCTGACCCTAATTCTGACCCGTTCAGTTCCCCAGTCAGTTGTTATCTAGACTCCCACAGACACTCTAGCACTTCCTGACAGCCCCACACCCGTCTTACAGACAGCCAGGACTTCAGACAGCCCCACACCCGTCTTACAGACACTCtagcacacccccacacccgtCTTACAGACACTCTAGCACACCCCCACATCCGTCTTACAGACACTCtagcacacccccacacccgtCTTACAGACACTCTAGCACACCCCCACATCCGTCTTACAGTCAGTGAGGAATTGTCCTggtttgtgtgggagagagagagcgggcagGCTTCCACACAGGGAGGCAGCAATTTATCAGGACACTGTGCTCATTGTATACGACTAGTGATATCATTtagagtttatttattttcttaggAAAACAAAGTAGAACACAACAGAAGCAGATTGAGTATGAGTGCTACTCCAGTCCATTCTTAAAAGCAGCTGGGGAATGTTGCCAGTTGTTATTCTTTCTTAACATGTGTGTCTTAAAACATCCTAACATCTGATTTACTATCTTGTGTCCGGCCTTTCTATAGCAAGAAAAACAATGCACTGTACTGTGTGGAGAGCCGCTGTCTTCAGTGTAGATCTCATTGTCACGCCATCGTTGTGTCCTCAAACTGTTTCATGGCTGTGAGTTTGTGACCAGAAATCAGTGTTGCCAtcagctgggtttccatccaatttTTTAATGCGTCAAAGTCAAATAAGAAATTGATTTGCTAGAGGGCGGTGGATCAACTCCCGATTCGCATAGGGTATAATGCGACATTTGTTGAGATTTTACTATGTTTACTATGTTTTACTAAGTTGCCCTGACGACCTCTAATTTTGaccccacagctgttcacaactcctccttTGATTAGGACTACTTGTAATTCTTTTAGCCGAACTTTCATAAATGCGCTCAAAATATGTGAaggagttggatggaaacccaacTATTGAGGGTCACGGGCAGCTCTGTGTCCATCTCAGATATCGGCCTGTCCtgacaaggtcaaaggtcaactgGGATAGTGAAGTGTGTGGGGTTACTGTTAGATTTGGGGAAGACTACAGCTCACCTGATAGTACTGAACCTGAAGAATGGAGAGTTAGGCAATGAGATGCATATGATGTCACGTAGATCCATCCTATTTATTTCACCATAATTACAGACCTGTCCTGTCATAACGTTTCTGCTCATCTTCAACCATTAACATTGATGAAGTCATTCACACATATTATCCTGAATACTGAAGGCCATTTTGCTGAATGCTTATTTTGTTTTGCCAATTCCGATCGTAATTCAGTTCCACGTTATTTCTTAAGGAACCAGAGAGACTGTGCACTTAATACTTCATTAATTGTTGAATAGAGAGTAGTTTCATATGTAGTCACGTGTTGTTCCAAGTTGTTCTTAAGGCAAGGGTTAAgttaacacatacatactcacgtGAGATGTACATTGCGTAAGTACGTTGTACTCGCTTAAAATGATGCAAGGCCTACTTAAAATGACGTGTTTTGTTCTGGAACATCACACTAGACTTCTCTATGCTGCACTCTTTGGTACCGACTTGAAAGCCGCCAAACCCTTGCTGTTGTGTGCATTTATGCGAATCCACGTCATGGCTTACTGTTTCCACACAGCCACCGATTTATGACTGGCGTTAATCCGCCACGATGATTATATTGACGGTCGCATTACTTTCCGCACATTCCACCTGTCTGTCCCTAAGCGAGCCAGTGTTTTTGCATTCCAGATGTAAAGTACATGCATCAGACCACACGCAGGTGCGTGCCAAACGGTGGAATGTCTTTTCTACTCGcagattttgtgtgtttttgttgtgtaatTTCGTTTGTGCTGAAGTtccacatgtacacaaacacacacacacacacacacacacacaatccagaaGGCACCTGATAGTAGTATGGCTATAGAGTGGCTGTCTGCTAGCTTGTCTGTCCACCTGCCTGATGTGACCATCTTACAGATgcagacagatgaacagccgaAGGGCTTCAATGTCATTTTTTTGATATTTTAATATACATGTTATGATAATGTACATGTAACAATAAAGCCATGTTTTGAATTACTTGAGTCACCCATCCTGTGTTGTCTTTTGGAATCTGTGAATTTCGGGTTAAGTTGATTCTATTGTTGTGCCATCTctacaaacataatactttttaaatatttgttttaaatatcTAACACATGTGTTTTAAACTTCTAATATAAATGTACAGACAGGTGACAAATTAAAGGAAAACTGAATAATTGAGTGGAGAAACAGAACAACTGAAGAGTCACAGACATGGGAACTAAATGGGAACAGTGACATCTGCGCTTAGATCTGTGGTAAAGACATCGGTAAATAGGGTCGGGAACTGTGGTCCACTGCGCACATTTGATACTGTGATACATTAGTGTGATATGTAAGGACAAACAGAAGAACAGCTCTTTTTTTCAGCCTGAGAATGGCGATGCTGGACGTGATCAGACTGTTTCAGCAAAATAATTTGCAGAGGATAGGGATACTACAGTAGGGTTGTAGCGCATGAACCCCTCATTACAAAAATGAATGCAGGTTTGACAGTCCAGTGTCTCTCCTCCGACATCATCCAAAACACCAAACAAGGGAATATCTTCAGAAAGAACGCTGTTCCATCCCACCAGCAGAGTTCCAGAACGCTGTTCCATCCCCCCAGCAACGCTGTTCCGTCCCCCCAGCAGAGTTCCAGAGACGTGTAGAGTCAATGCCAAGGCCCACTAAAGCTGCTCTGGTGGCTGGCGGAAGCCCAACGCCTTACTAAGGCACTCTATGTtggtttttctttcatttgtcaCTCGTATGTGCATTGAAATGTAAGTCTGCAAGAACTTCAAAAGTAATCTTTAGTAATCTCAAGTAAAGTTGATGACTCTAACACCAGCATAGCAAGTGATAGTTGTGccaagcatttttttttcaatctaaCATTTTGTTAAGCAAGAAGTTAACTCTAAGGGGGGCACACTCTTAGGACCTATTTGTGTTAGTTAAGCTTTGCCTGCTGTGTTGCCATCGTTCTTCGGTATGTGGGATGTCTGTGCAGATTCTGCCCCCTTGTGGACTTAAAGTgtacttcagaacattttcattttctctatgATACTAATTAAACAACACCGTGACAGCCATAACAAAGCAGCAATGGACGAGCGTCCAAAAAGTTATGGGTAAGTTCAAATGGGATAGGTCTAATCAGTCAAAGATCAAAAGTAATTTGCCTTTGTGTAAGAAGTTATATCATATATGCTGATAAACTGGCAGTGTGTAAAGCACCTCATCATATTTACATGAATTCTAGTAAAATATTTGGTGTTTACTTAAGTATTGCATCCTATGAATAACCaatattatatttcatattttagatgTAGCATATGCTGTCGTGCCACGTAATTTCCGAAGAAAAATAAACTGGGGCTCCATAGTTATATGCTATAGCCctagtgtttgtttaccttcTTGTGGAAGATGTAGAAGCATCACATAGGATGTGAATGTTCCTCAAAAGAATAAAAGTTTCATACAATTTAAGACTTGCATGTCTATTTCTTAATCCAAGTGACTTCGTAGCCATTTTGTTAATGTCaatgtaatatttatttttatttatatttcatgaacACCAGTAAAATCAGCAGAATGGGGGATTTAAGTATTAATAGTTATATTTAGAATTATACTTTAAAATCTGGTTAAGACGATAGTTAGTAACTGTCAACGGCTCAATTTACCCTGTCAGCTGGATCAATTTACTCCAAACATGGGGCAAGTTGAACCACAAGACCACTACTTTTGGGACCCCATATGTTGTGTCTATTTGAGTCAGGCACACTGGTAAGGTTTCAATTGATGGCACACACCCTTAACTTGTGTTGTGTGCATTAATCGTATTCCTGTCTCACATTCCCTTGAGTATAGGTCGACCTAAGAAGATAAACGGCTCAACTTTCTCCACTCTCAGTTATGTCAAAGGTCACGTTTTCAGAGTGATGCTGACTGTCAGAAAGAAAGCTGGAGACATCGACCCGGTACGGCCAAGGTGCACGTGAGCAGCCTCGTGCGTAGTTGTACCAACTCTCCGTAGAGCCCTCCTCCCGTGGTTAttttaacacaaaaaaaaacagcgtaACTGTCACCACCCACTAGATCGCAGAATAAGCAGCGGTTCTGTCTGTTGCTGTTACACGAACTTCTTCTGCATCCTTTTCTAGACTTTACCTCCACTCACGTCACAGATCACTGCATTTAAACTCTAAATTTAAACTCTATATTTAAACTGTAGAGCATAAATCATTCAATCTCCGTTCCTACCCCGAGCTCTATTTGACCGAATCAATGAATGACAGATAAGACTGCAGGCCCCCGTGTCTAAGCGCAGTACAAATGTCCATAGCCTACTGTAGCCTAAAGATGTTAAACAACTCATAACCTTTGCTCACATAGCCTTAATGACGAGATTAAAGCTAATTGATACCCTAGCATCCTTTTTATTCCCAAGCACAGGCGAGTTTAATGTTTTGGGGAAATCATTCACTGTGTCATGTAGCCTATTCCTCTGACGAAAAGAAAAGAGGGCAGGAGTTACAACAGCTGGATCATTTTAGGGGCTGTTGCTGAGACAAGCCACGTTTTCAAGCAACTCAACCTAGAGCAGCCCGCGTTTATGACAGAAggcgtgtgtgagggagagagatagcgCAGAAACACCTGGATTACTGCTCACTCGAACAAACTTGCAACGTTACTGGGCCACAGCATACTCTTGCAGAAATCGTAGAGGaaaacacatgtttttttgtattcttatttttcAACTTCAGGACTAAGTTACTGAATGTAAAGCCAGACTTTTAAGGACCTGGTGGTTTACATCTTGAGGCACGGAAGGTATGTTGTCTTCTGAACTTAAATAACAGATTTCAATAAGATTGTTTGTATGatcataataatgataatgataataataataatgggaGGCCGATTGTGTTAATAATTATGATATACCTACTTCTCATGATGATTTGACTTTGTAGGCTACATTgagtgtggaaaaaaaatgctATATGTAAGCTATTTGATCAGTTGCTAAGTATTTTGTTcctttcattttgcaatgtagGTTAATTTGGTGGAAACAGACTATGAATCGCCTACAGCAGTTTTCTTAGAGGACTCCGGACAACACAAATTCAACATCTCACTGCGCTCTTGCGCAGACTCTGGCGACGGTCCTAGAGAGAAGCGGGAGCTTGATCATGTCTTTGTGGGTGATCTTACCCATCAGTTTGCCTGTCTTCATCATCACGGGAACATGGGTGGTGTAAGTTCACATCTCTGCTGTTATCATTagcaaatctgtgtgttttgtatacaGCATAAAGACCTTAGAGTCTATGGCTTTATGACTGGGAACTGTTCCTCGTGATTTTAGAGCACAGAGGAGGCGGCTAGTCGTAAATTGGCTTGTTGGCATCACTTGTTGTTTATCATACCAAACTTGTACGAACGTGTGGGCAttataagaataaataatctacAGTTTATGTAATACGCCAAGTGAATCACCAAGTAAATTGCTTAAAGCAGACTGTTATAAACAGTGAGTGCTTCTGGTAATACCCCTTCATCTACAACGCTAAGTGGACACAGTACGAAGACAGCAGTGGCCACATGAATTTGAATTTTGAATTTGAAAGACTTTATTGTCAGCTCTGCATACAACAAAAttacatataacaacacaagaATACAATTAAAGTTGTTGCGTTGTACATCTTAGGATAGGATAACCGGTTTACTTTATCTACACATTTACGGAGGAATAAGTGACACAGCTCGCCATCGGAATTACTTTACCGGAAAGAGAACAATCATTTATTATGCACCTGCTTATATACAATACAGCAATACGTAACGTCCAATCAGATCACTGTATGAGAGCATAAGACCCCCACTAAAATCAACACCCCCACTTGCtctcataatacacacacaaaaaataaataaataataataatcaaaaataaaacaatctgTCACATTGACGTTTGTTTGGCAGCTTAGGCTACATTCCAAAAGAAAATGTCTAAACTGCTCGAGCTTAAACTTTGTTGCAGGCTTAGTCATAACATCTGCTACCATCTCTGCTGTTGGGCAATATTCAATGGTTATATTGCCATCATTGAGTGCTGATCGAACAAAATGAAAACGAATATCAACATGTTTACATCTCTGACGATTTACAGGATTTTTGGACAAAGCAATTGCTCCTTGGTTGTCTTCCAAGATTTTGACTGGCACATATTTACACTCACTATCCATTCCATTCAATAGTTGTATAAGGTATAGGCATTCTTGAGTAGTCGCAGCCAAAGCCATATATTCAGCTTCACATGTGGATAACGCAACTGTTGGCTGCTTCTTTGATTTCCATGACACAACAGGACCCTTTTCAGTTAGACCTACACAATACCCTGTAGTACTGCGTCTATCCCTCAGGTCTGCTGCCCAATCAGCATCACTATATGCCACAAGTTTAAGTGCCTCTTTACTTTTCTTATAGCATAACTCCTTGTTGATTGTGCATTTCAAGTATCTCATCACATGTTTGGCCGCcatcatgtgttgttgttttggctgTGATAGGTACTGTGAAAGCTTGCTGACTATCCAACTTAGGTCTGGTCTTGTACATGTCATTACATAAATCAAGCTGCCTATCACCTCTCGATATCTCCTAGAATCGCTaagttcctcatcaccatccaAGTTTAATTTTTGTTCACATGGGGTCGACCTTGATTTACACTctgacatgccaaacttctccAGTATTTTTGATATGTATCGCTTTAGGTTCATTCttacctctccctcactctggtTAAAATCTATGCCTAGAAAGTGCTTAAGTTCTCCAAGATCTTTCATTTTGAACCTTGCTGTCAACATTTTCTTCACATCATTGAGTGAATCACTGTCCCTAGCTGCTATCAGTAGATCATCAACCCAGATGATCAGTATGATCCTATCATTCGCTGTTTCTTTGTAGTAGACACAATTGTCTGCTGGATTCTGAGTAAATCCATTTTCACTGAGGTGATCGTGTAACACCCTATTCCAATTCCGTCCAGACTGTTTCAAACCATATAGTGACTTGTTCAGTTTACCGACAAGTTTTTCACCTGTCTCTGACTTGACTTCAAATCCTTCTGGTTGCTCTATGTAAACCTCACAATCTATAGGAGCATTAAGATAAGCCGTATTGACATCCATTTGATGGAGTTTAAGGTCATATTGGGCTGCCATTTGCATCAGAGTACGTATTGATGTCATATTCGCAGTTGGAGAAAAAGTCTCCTTGTAGTCTATTCCAGCTACTTGACTGTAGCCTTTAGCAACATATCTTGCTTTATACGTCTCAGACTCGTCAGCATTGTTTTTGACGGCAAACACCCACCTACCCCCCACTGCAGTCTTACCCTTTGGCAGTGtggtcaatgtgtatgtgttgttttctttgaggGAACTAATCTCTTCCTTCATAGCATCAGCCCAAATCAGTGACTTTGGTGAATCCATGGCTTCACCAAAAGTTTGTGGTACACTACTACACACCATCCTGTAGCAATAGTCAAGATTGGCAAATAACTGATCATCACTATCAACATCAGACACATAATCATTCAAGTATTTAGGAGGGATCCTATCCCTTCTGGGGTAGCGTGTACAACTATCTTCTGTCAGTATGGCacctctgttgtctgtctcttgtcTGAGAGTCATTTCTGGATCTACCAAGTTAGACTCTTGGTCCTCTTTTGGGGTCTGATCAGCTATCTGGTGTCTGGGCATGGGGGATGCAAATCTCTTCCCATGAGCATCATCTGTCATTTCTAGGTCAGTCTGAGTTTCATGTTCAACTACATTCTTCGTAATGAACTTCACAAGCCTGTGCTTCAGTACTTTCCTTGTATGTGGGTAGTAGACTAAGTGTGCTGGGCTATTCTTGTCAAACCCTACAAACACTCCCTTCTCGCATCTTTGATCCAACTTTTTCCTGTCCTGTTTGTATGCGTAACACGCCGTTC encodes:
- the LOC105894034 gene encoding elongation of very long chain fatty acids protein 6-like, with translation MNETDSVPLAEYEFERLFDEKVAFQWMEDNWRQSFVFCAMYAAVIFAVQLYMRERPKLDLRTPLVLWSLSLAVFSIIATLRTGGYMLHVLNSSGFRQSVCDTSFYSAPVSKFWAYLFVLSKLPELGDTVFIVLRKQPLIFLHWYHHITVLIYSWYSYKDRVAGGGWFMTMNYGVHSLMYTYYAARAARLRLPRPVAMVITSTQILQMAMGLVVLGSVHQWMDASECPSNVRNVVWGVVMYLSYLVLFVFFFYKSYVRGGKAEKTVKAE